Proteins encoded within one genomic window of Dyadobacter chenhuakuii:
- a CDS encoding response regulator transcription factor produces the protein MKLLLIEDEPSVISLIQRSLSASGHEITVAMDGKSGLEMATNHTFDMIILDLMLPVINGMEVCRKIRSAGHATPILMLTALGTTENIVSGLDAGADDYMTKPFKLAELEARIRTLTRRGKEVEKEKNGTKLEIADLVLNTETKIVQRNGHIIDLTATEFRLLEFLIHNRNKVLNRMEILENVWDINFNLGTNVVDVYINYLRKKVDKNQKNKLIHTVFGMGYVMRQSYEDTN, from the coding sequence ATGAAGCTTTTGCTTATCGAAGACGAACCCAGCGTAATTTCCCTCATTCAAAGAAGCCTATCCGCTTCCGGGCACGAAATAACGGTGGCTATGGACGGCAAATCGGGCCTGGAAATGGCTACGAACCACACCTTCGATATGATCATACTGGACCTGATGCTCCCCGTCATCAATGGCATGGAAGTATGCAGGAAAATCCGCAGCGCTGGCCATGCAACGCCTATTCTCATGCTGACAGCGCTGGGCACAACAGAGAATATCGTATCGGGATTAGATGCCGGAGCAGACGATTATATGACCAAGCCCTTCAAGCTGGCAGAGCTCGAAGCCCGCATTCGCACGCTCACCCGTCGAGGAAAGGAAGTCGAAAAAGAGAAAAACGGGACGAAGCTTGAAATTGCAGATCTGGTGCTGAATACAGAGACGAAGATCGTGCAAAGAAACGGCCACATCATTGACCTCACTGCCACGGAATTCCGCCTGCTGGAATTTCTAATCCATAACCGGAACAAAGTACTCAACCGAATGGAGATCCTGGAAAATGTATGGGACATCAACTTTAACCTCGGCACCAATGTCGTGGACGTTTACATTAATTATCTCCGCAAAAAAGTTGATAAAAATCAAAAAAATAAGCTGATACACACCGTTTTCGGCATGGGATATGTGATGCGACAGTCTTATGAAGATACAAACTAA